The stretch of DNA AACAAGAAGCCTTCGAACAGCCAATCCGCGAAAAGTTCGAACGCGAATCCAGCCCGTACTACTCGACAGCCCGCCTCTGGGATGACGGGGTCATCGACCCAGCCGATACCCGTCGCATCCTGGGCCTCGCCCTCGAAGCAGCCGCAGGCGCCCCGATCGCAGACACCGCCTTCGGTGTCTTCCGCATGTAGGAGAAATCAGACCATGTTTCACACCGTTTTGGTAGCAAACCGCGGCGAGATTGCCTGCCGTGTGATCAGAACCCTCCGGGAACAGGGCATCAAGTCAGTCGCCGTCTATTCCGACGCCGACCGCACCGCCCCGCACGTCCAACTCGCCGACACCGCAGTGCACATCGGGCCAGCACCCGCGCGCGAATCCTACCTGGTCATCGATACGATCATCGACGCTGCGAAGAAGACCGGCGCCCAGGCGATCCACCCGGGCTACGGGTTCCTCTCGGAAAACGCTGACTTTGCGCACGCCTGCGAAGCTGCCGGTATCGAATTCATCGGCCCGCCCGCCAGCGCCATCGAGGTCATGGGCGACAAGATTTCCGCGCGAGCGGCCGTCGAGAAGCGCGAGGTGCCCACCGTGCCTGGTATTTCCCGCCCGGGGCTTTCCGACGACGACATCATCGCAGCCGCACCCGGCATCGGATTCCCGGTGCTCATCAAGCCGTCCGCTGGCGGTGGCGGCAAGGGAATGCACCGTGTGGAGACTCCAGAGGAACTGCCGGAGCGGCTGCAGGCGGCGCGTCGAGAAGCAGCGGGTGCCTTCGGCGACGACACCCTTTTCCTCGAGCATTTCGTGGACACCCCGCGCCACATCGAGGTGCAGGTCATGGCCGATAAACACGGCAACGTCATCCACTTCGGGGAGCGAGAGTGCTCCTTGCAGCGTCGTCACCAGAAGGTGATCGAGGAAGCTCCGTCACCGCTGCTCGACGAGGAAACCCGCGCCGCAATCGGGCAGGCCGCGTGCGATGCCGCCCGCTCGGTGGGCTACGTTGGGGCTGGCACGGTGGAGTTTATCGTGCCGTCGGCACGCCCCGACCAATTCTTCTTCATGGAGATGAACACCCGACTGCAGGTAGAGCACCCAGTGACGGAAGAAGTCACCGGCGTGGATCTCGTTGCACTCCAGCTGGCGGTGGCAGCAGGGGAGAAGCTGCCACTAGCCCAAGAGGATGTCACCCTCACCGGGCACGCCATCGAGGCCCGCATCTACGCCGAAGACGCAGCTCAAGGCTTTCTTCCTACTGGCGGAACGATCAAGCGCGTCACGCTACCGACCGGGGCGGGCATCCGCGTCGATTCCGGCATCACAGACGGCTCGGAGATCACCTCCCTCTACGACCCGATGTTGATGAAAGTCATCGCCCACGGCGCCAACCGCGAGGAGGCACTGAGCCGTCTCGACGACGCCTTGGCTCACACGCACATCGCCGGCTTCACTGTCAACACGGAATTCTGTCGCTTCCTCCTGTCAGTACCGGAAGTTGCTGCGGGTGACCTCGACACCGGGTTGCTCGATCGGGTGTCCGACAACTTCGAGCCTGCCAAGCCGAACGAGAATGCACTGATCGGCGCTGCAATGGTGTGGCTCGCATCCCGCTGGCCAGAAAAGCCGACCAGCGCCTGGGCTATTCCTGATGCGTGGCGCGCCGGGCGCACCTCGGACCAAAAGATCCGCCTGGCCTCGAACGGGGAAGACTTCCTGATTGCGATCACCGGCACCCCGAGCGACGCCCAGGTCAGTATCGACGGCGAGGCTGCCGTTCCAGCGGCCATCTTCCGCGTTGGTGACGCCTGGAACGTCCACATCGACGGCATCGCGCACGCCTGCAGCGTGGCCGACCTCAGCGACGGCGAATTCGCGCACGTTGTTCTTACCGATGCCACCGGCTCCATCGAATTCACCCGCAAAGACGCGGTCCTCGCCACCAGCGAAGACGCTGATGGCGGCGACAAAACTCTCGTCTCCCCGATGCCGGGCACGGTTATCGCACATGCGGTAGCGCCTGGCACCGCGGTGGCTGTCGGCGACGCCGTGGTGATCGTCGAGGCCATGAAGATGGAGCACACCCTCCGGGCAGCTGTCGACGGTGTGGTGACGTTCCACGTCGAGCCGGGCGAACAAGTACCTGCCGGCAAACCGCTGGCGACCGTCGAACCACAAGAATCCTAAACCCCACCCCTAACCGAAACGAGGACAATCATGACCGATATCAACATCACCGACCTGCCAGAAGAGTACCGCGAGCTGCAGAAGATCGTTCGCGAGTTCGCCAACGAAGTAGTCGAACCGGTGTCCTACCAGCACGATAAGGACCACACTTTCCCCTACGAAGTCGTCTCTGGAATGGCTGAGATGGGCCTGTTCGGCCTGCCATTCCCAGAAGAGGTGGGCGGCATGGGTGGCGACTACCTCTCCTTCGGCATCGCGCTCGAAGAGCTGGCCCGCGTTGATCAGTCCGTGGCAATTACTCTCGAAGCAGGCGTTGGCCTCGGCGCCATGCCGATCTTCCACTTCGGAAATGACGAGCAGAAGCAGAAGTGGCTGCCAGAACTCACCGCTGGCACCAAGCTGGCTGGTTTCGGCCTGACCGAGCCGGGCGCTGGCTCCGACGCGGGCGCTACCCGCACCACAGCGCGGGAAGAAGGTGGCCAGTTTGTCATCAACGGATCCAAGCAGTTCATTACCAACTCCGGCACCGACATCACCTCGCTGAACACCATCACCGCCGTGACCGGCGAAAAGGACGGCCGTAAGGAAATCTCCACCATCATCGTCCCGACCGACACCCCGGGCTTTGTGGCAGAACCGGCCTATGACAAGGTTGGCTGGAATGCTTCCGACACGCACCCATTGACCTTCACTGATTGCCGAGTTCCTACCGAAAACCTTCTCGGCGAGCGGGGACGTGGTTTCGCCAACTTCCTGTCCATCTTGGCGGAAGGCCGAGTAGCTATCGCGGCACTGTCCGCGGGCGCGGCGCAAGGCTGCGTGGATGAGTCCGTGAAGTACGCCAAGGAACGCACCTCCATGGGCCGTGCGATCGGCGAGTACCAGGCAATTTCCTTCAAGATTGCCCGCATGGAAGCGCGTGCACACACCGCTCGACTGGCCTGGATGGCAGCTGCTGCCCGCATGGTCAAGGGCCTGGATTTCCGCAAGGAAGCCTACATCGCCAAATTGATTGCCTCTGAAGCGGCGATGGACAACGCCCGCGACGCCACACAAATTCACGGTGGCTACGGCTTCATGAACGAGTACCGCGTGGCCCGCCACTACCGTGATTCGAAGATCCTCGAGATCGGCGAAGGCACTTCGGAAGTGCAGTTGATGCTGATCGCCCGTGAGTTGGGACTCTAAGCCATGTCTGAGCACGGGAAAGAAATCATTCAGCGCGGGCTGTGGTTCGAAGAATACGAAGAAGGTGCCCGCTACCTGCACCGACCTGGGCGCACGGTCACGGAAACCGACGACGTCGTGTTCACCACCCTCACCATGAACACCCAGCCACTGCACCTCGACGCCCATTGGTCCGCTTCGCAGCCGGGCTTCGACGGCA from Corynebacterium epidermidicanis encodes:
- a CDS encoding acetyl-CoA carboxylase biotin carboxylase subunit, which encodes MFHTVLVANRGEIACRVIRTLREQGIKSVAVYSDADRTAPHVQLADTAVHIGPAPARESYLVIDTIIDAAKKTGAQAIHPGYGFLSENADFAHACEAAGIEFIGPPASAIEVMGDKISARAAVEKREVPTVPGISRPGLSDDDIIAAAPGIGFPVLIKPSAGGGGKGMHRVETPEELPERLQAARREAAGAFGDDTLFLEHFVDTPRHIEVQVMADKHGNVIHFGERECSLQRRHQKVIEEAPSPLLDEETRAAIGQAACDAARSVGYVGAGTVEFIVPSARPDQFFFMEMNTRLQVEHPVTEEVTGVDLVALQLAVAAGEKLPLAQEDVTLTGHAIEARIYAEDAAQGFLPTGGTIKRVTLPTGAGIRVDSGITDGSEITSLYDPMLMKVIAHGANREEALSRLDDALAHTHIAGFTVNTEFCRFLLSVPEVAAGDLDTGLLDRVSDNFEPAKPNENALIGAAMVWLASRWPEKPTSAWAIPDAWRAGRTSDQKIRLASNGEDFLIAITGTPSDAQVSIDGEAAVPAAIFRVGDAWNVHIDGIAHACSVADLSDGEFAHVVLTDATGSIEFTRKDAVLATSEDADGGDKTLVSPMPGTVIAHAVAPGTAVAVGDAVVIVEAMKMEHTLRAAVDGVVTFHVEPGEQVPAGKPLATVEPQES
- a CDS encoding acyl-CoA dehydrogenase family protein → MTDINITDLPEEYRELQKIVREFANEVVEPVSYQHDKDHTFPYEVVSGMAEMGLFGLPFPEEVGGMGGDYLSFGIALEELARVDQSVAITLEAGVGLGAMPIFHFGNDEQKQKWLPELTAGTKLAGFGLTEPGAGSDAGATRTTAREEGGQFVINGSKQFITNSGTDITSLNTITAVTGEKDGRKEISTIIVPTDTPGFVAEPAYDKVGWNASDTHPLTFTDCRVPTENLLGERGRGFANFLSILAEGRVAIAALSAGAAQGCVDESVKYAKERTSMGRAIGEYQAISFKIARMEARAHTARLAWMAAAARMVKGLDFRKEAYIAKLIASEAAMDNARDATQIHGGYGFMNEYRVARHYRDSKILEIGEGTSEVQLMLIARELGL